From one Syngnathoides biaculeatus isolate LvHL_M chromosome 12, ASM1980259v1, whole genome shotgun sequence genomic stretch:
- the mrpl57 gene encoding large ribosomal subunit protein mL63 isoform X1, which produces MKVELSRPACAMFLTLALLRKGIPGKQWIGKHRRPRPITWQMKRNMLKHLEREAENEYWISRPYVTPQQEAGSAAERRAAVWLRIKEAKFNNFPQHKTITDHLAQLRMAKNWCT; this is translated from the exons ATGAAGGTCGAATTAAGTAGG CCAGCGTGCGCCATGTTCCTCACCCTGGCCCTGCTGCGTAAGGGGATCCCGGGCAAGCAGTGGATCGGCAAGCACCGGCGTCCGCGGCCCATCACGTGGCAGATGAAGCGCAACATGCTGAAGCACCTGGAGCGCGAGGCCGAGAACGAGTACTGGATCAGCCGGCCCTACGTGACGCCCCAGCAGGAGGCCGGAAGCGCCGCCGAACGCCGCGCCGCCGTCTGGCTGCGCATCAAGGAGGCCAAGTTCAACAACTTCCCGCAGCACAAGACCATCACCGATCACCTGGCCCAACTCAGAATGGCCAAGAACTGGTGCACTTAA
- the mrpl57 gene encoding large ribosomal subunit protein mL63 isoform X2, with protein MFLTLALLRKGIPGKQWIGKHRRPRPITWQMKRNMLKHLEREAENEYWISRPYVTPQQEAGSAAERRAAVWLRIKEAKFNNFPQHKTITDHLAQLRMAKNWCT; from the coding sequence ATGTTCCTCACCCTGGCCCTGCTGCGTAAGGGGATCCCGGGCAAGCAGTGGATCGGCAAGCACCGGCGTCCGCGGCCCATCACGTGGCAGATGAAGCGCAACATGCTGAAGCACCTGGAGCGCGAGGCCGAGAACGAGTACTGGATCAGCCGGCCCTACGTGACGCCCCAGCAGGAGGCCGGAAGCGCCGCCGAACGCCGCGCCGCCGTCTGGCTGCGCATCAAGGAGGCCAAGTTCAACAACTTCCCGCAGCACAAGACCATCACCGATCACCTGGCCCAACTCAGAATGGCCAAGAACTGGTGCACTTAA